From a region of the Alnus glutinosa chromosome 1, dhAlnGlut1.1, whole genome shotgun sequence genome:
- the LOC133868348 gene encoding F-box/kelch-repeat protein SKIP11-like, whose translation MFEGRCLVSRAFSSAGAKWSYMPYRPDITNGKRPLEIDGEDERECQQRRLCRSLEHEQSDERGGGGGGDSSDSESETDSNTDSNTDSLINPIGRDNSISCLMNCSRSDYGAIASLNRSFRSLIRSGELYQLRRKNGVIEHWIYFLCNLLEWEAFDPIRHRWMLLPRMTSNECFMCSDKESLAVGTELLVFGKDVTSHVIYRYSLLTNSWSSGMRMNAPRCLFGSASLGEIAILAGGCDSQGEILSSAELYNSETQTWETLPSMNKPRKMCSGVFMDRKFYVIGGIGGPDSKVLMCGEEYNLETRTWREIPNMSPGRSGAARENEMPATTEAPPLVAVVANELYAADYADMVVRKYDKEMQEWITVGGLPERAVSMNGWGLAFRACGDMLIVIGGPRALGEGFIELNSWVPSEGPPQWNLLARKLSGNFVYNCAVMGC comes from the coding sequence ATGTTTGAGGGGCGGTGCCTGGTCTCGAGGGCGTTTTCGAGTGCAGGAGCCAAGTGGTCTTACATGCCTTACCGGCCCGATATCACCAACGGGAAGCGCCCATTGGAAATCGACGGTGAGGACGAACGCGAATGTCAACAGAGGAGGCTGTGTAGGTCGTTGGAGCATGAGCAATCTGATGAGCgtggtggtggaggaggaggggaTTCTTCGGATTCGGAGTCGGAGACGGATTCAAATACGGATTCGAATACGGATTCCCTTATCAATCCTATTGGCAGAGACAACTCCATCAGCTGCCTCATGAACTGCTCGAGGTCCGATTACGGTGCGATTGCCTCGTTGAACCGGAGCTTCAGGTCCTTGATTCGGAGCGGCGAGCTGTACCAGCTGCGGCGGAAGAACGGTGTGATCGAGCACTGGATTTACTTCTTGTGCAACCTCCTTGAATGGGAGGCGTTCGATCCGATTCGTCACCGGTGGATGCTTTTGCCGAGAATGACCTCGAACGAGTGCTTCATGTGTTCGGATAAGGAGTCCTTGGCTGTGGGCACTGAGCTTCTTGTCTTTGGTAAAGATGTGACCTCCCATGTCATCTATAGATATAGTCTTCTGACGAACTCGTGGTCCTCCGGGATGAGAATGAACGCACCCAGATGCTTGTTTGGGTCTGCCAGCCTTGGGGAGATTGCGATTCTAGCTGGTGGGTGTGATTCACAGGGGGAGATCTTGAGCTCCGCGGAGCTATATAATTCTGAGACTCAAACTTGGGAGACACTCCCGAGCATGAATAAGCCAAGGAAGATGTGCTCGGGGGTGTTCATGGACCGCAAATTTTACGTGATTGGTGGAATCGGAGGGCCCGATTCGAAGGTTCTTATGTGCGGAGAGGAGTACAATTTGGAGACTAGGACTTggagagaaattcctaacatgtCTCCTGGACGGAGTGGTGCGGCCAGGGAGAATGAGATGCCTGCCACTACAGAGGCTCCGCCTCTGGTTGCAGTGGTGGCTAATGAATTGTATGCGGCGGATTATGCAGACATGGTGGTGAGGAAGTATGACAAGGAAATGCAAGAGTGGATTACTGTGGGGGGATTGCCTGAACGGGCGGTCTCGATGAATGGTTGGGGTCTAGCTTTTAGGGCTTGTGGAGACATGCTCATAGTGATTGGTGGACCTAGGGCTTTGGGTGAAGGTTTTATTGAGCTCAACTCATGGGTTCCGAGTGAAGGCCCTCCGCAGTGGAACTTGCTTGCGAGAAAGTTATCGGGTAACTTCGTCTATAACTGTGCTGTGATGGGTTGCTGA